In the genome of Kitasatospora cathayae, one region contains:
- a CDS encoding ABC transporter ATP-binding protein, translating into MWSLRRLTAVDTGDGDGRADPVVAPAPVVPLRRIFRQFWPYTRGGRRWLILLVVLVLLGPVVDAAMIWLFKIVVDEVLVPRRLGLFLPVALGYAGLTLLAGGLGFADETLSTWVSERFLLALRTDVFRHLQGLPLGFFERRRLGDVLSRLTADIEAVETFLLSGVLNAVAYVAELAVFLGVLFYLRWDLTLTALVVAPLFWITARRFSVKVKAASRERRRRSGSVSALAEETLGNIALVQAYNRQDWEQQRFLRENLARFRATMAATRIRALFRPIVDMLELVGALIVLGLGAWELARGRLTLGELLVFVALLSRLYGPVQGIGRLSNSFFSAAAAAERIIELQDQQPQVADPPRPLRPARVRGAVAFDGVRFRYPGTTRAALQDVSFRADPGETVALVGESGAGKSTVAKLLLRFYDPEHGAVRLDGTDLRDLALTDLREHIAVLLQETLVVHGTVRDNIAYGRPDATDAQIVAAARAADAHEFVSRLPDGYDTVVGQHGRLLSGGQRQRIAIARAMVRDAPVLLLDEPTTGLDAESGWRILEPLGRLMSGRTTIIISHNLLTVRNADRIVLLREGRVVACGSHRELLAQDAGYARLDRAATPTWAVR; encoded by the coding sequence GTGTGGTCCCTGCGGCGGCTGACGGCCGTCGACACGGGTGACGGCGACGGCCGGGCGGACCCGGTTGTCGCCCCGGCCCCGGTCGTGCCGCTGCGGCGGATCTTCCGGCAGTTCTGGCCCTACACCCGAGGGGGAAGACGCTGGCTGATCCTCCTGGTGGTGCTCGTCCTGCTCGGCCCGGTGGTCGACGCGGCGATGATCTGGCTGTTCAAGATCGTCGTCGACGAGGTGCTGGTGCCGCGCAGACTCGGGCTGTTCCTGCCGGTGGCGCTCGGTTACGCCGGGCTGACCCTGCTGGCGGGAGGCTTGGGTTTCGCCGACGAGACGCTCTCCACCTGGGTCAGCGAGCGCTTCCTCCTCGCCCTGCGCACGGACGTGTTCCGGCACCTGCAGGGCCTGCCACTGGGCTTCTTCGAGCGGCGGCGGCTCGGCGACGTACTGTCGCGGCTGACCGCGGACATCGAGGCGGTCGAGACCTTCCTGCTCTCGGGCGTCCTGAACGCGGTCGCGTACGTCGCCGAGCTGGCCGTCTTCCTTGGCGTGCTGTTCTACCTGCGCTGGGACCTCACGCTGACGGCCCTGGTGGTCGCACCGCTGTTCTGGATCACCGCCCGGCGCTTCTCGGTGAAGGTGAAGGCGGCGTCCCGCGAGCGGCGGCGCCGCAGCGGCTCGGTCAGCGCCCTCGCCGAGGAGACGCTCGGCAACATCGCCCTCGTCCAGGCGTACAACCGGCAGGACTGGGAGCAGCAGCGCTTCCTGCGGGAGAACCTGGCGCGGTTCCGGGCGACCATGGCGGCCACCCGGATTCGCGCGCTGTTCCGGCCGATCGTGGACATGCTGGAACTGGTCGGCGCGCTGATCGTGCTCGGGCTGGGGGCCTGGGAGCTGGCCCGCGGCCGCCTCACCCTCGGCGAACTCCTCGTCTTCGTCGCTCTGTTGAGCCGTCTCTACGGCCCGGTCCAGGGGATCGGGCGGCTCAGCAACAGCTTCTTCTCGGCCGCGGCCGCCGCCGAGCGGATCATCGAACTCCAGGACCAGCAGCCGCAGGTGGCCGATCCGCCCAGACCGCTGCGCCCGGCCCGGGTGCGCGGGGCGGTGGCCTTCGACGGCGTGCGGTTCCGCTACCCGGGCACGACCCGGGCGGCGCTGCAGGACGTCTCCTTCCGGGCCGACCCGGGCGAGACGGTGGCGCTGGTCGGGGAGAGCGGGGCGGGCAAGTCGACCGTCGCCAAGCTGCTGCTGCGCTTCTACGACCCGGAGCACGGCGCCGTCCGGCTGGACGGCACCGACCTGCGCGACCTGGCACTGACCGACCTGCGCGAGCACATCGCGGTGCTGCTGCAGGAGACCCTGGTCGTCCACGGCACCGTCCGGGACAACATCGCCTACGGCCGCCCGGACGCCACCGACGCGCAGATCGTGGCGGCCGCCCGGGCCGCCGACGCGCACGAGTTCGTCAGCCGGCTGCCGGACGGCTACGACACGGTGGTGGGCCAGCACGGACGGCTGCTGTCCGGCGGCCAGCGCCAGCGGATCGCGATCGCCCGGGCGATGGTCCGGGACGCGCCCGTGCTGCTGCTGGACGAGCCGACCACCGGGCTGGACGCGGAGTCGGGGTGGCGGATCCTGGAGCCGCTGGGCCGACTGATGAGCGGACGGACGACGATCATCATCTCGCACAACCTGCTCACCGTACGGAACGCCGACCGGATCGTCCTACTGCGCGAAGGCCGCGTCGTCGCCTGCGGCAGCCACCGGGAACTGCTCGCCCAGGACGCCGGCTACGCCCGCCTCGACCGGGCCGCGACCCCGACCTGGGCCGTCCGGTAG
- a CDS encoding MFS transporter, producing MAVETERIPARPRRPGGRLAVLGEREFTRFFIGYTTSLLGSSMAPVAVAFSVLDGGGSGTDVGWVLAARILPVVLVLPAGGVIADRLGSRRLMLGSDVLRGLVQALFAALLAAGHAPVWAMVALVAVWGIGEGLFTPAFGAIVPDLVRRQELLAEGNTLLGLSRSVSSVAGPALAGLVTAGWGPAAVLLIDALTYGVSALALAGLRLPERPEADGGDSMLRELRAGWSGFTARPWLWITTAQMSLFNLLVWAPFLVLGPLIAQQRLGGARAWGLVMGVYGAGAVLGGLLMLGRRPGRPLAVATVAALAWALPSAALAAGAALPWVVAGALVAGFGSAVCGTLYSTTMQQWVPPELLGRLTSYGALGAFVLGPLGLAAAGPLSARFGTGDVLSLGAVWQVAAGVVVLGVPAVRNRRWEEGPDD from the coding sequence ATGGCAGTGGAAACAGAACGGATTCCGGCCCGTCCCCGGCGCCCCGGAGGCCGTCTCGCCGTGCTGGGCGAGCGCGAATTCACCCGCTTCTTCATCGGGTACACGACCTCCCTCCTCGGCTCCTCGATGGCGCCCGTCGCGGTGGCCTTCTCGGTGCTCGACGGCGGTGGGAGCGGCACCGACGTCGGCTGGGTGCTGGCCGCCCGGATCCTCCCGGTGGTGCTGGTCCTGCCGGCCGGCGGGGTGATCGCGGACCGGCTGGGCAGCCGCCGGCTGATGCTGGGCTCGGACGTCCTGCGCGGCCTGGTCCAGGCGCTGTTCGCCGCGCTGCTGGCGGCCGGGCACGCGCCGGTCTGGGCGATGGTCGCGCTGGTGGCGGTCTGGGGGATCGGCGAGGGGCTGTTCACGCCCGCCTTCGGCGCGATCGTGCCCGACCTGGTGCGCCGCCAGGAACTGCTGGCGGAGGGCAACACCCTGCTGGGCCTGTCCCGTTCGGTGTCCTCGGTGGCCGGCCCCGCGCTGGCCGGCCTGGTCACCGCCGGGTGGGGTCCGGCGGCGGTGCTGCTGATCGACGCGCTGACGTACGGCGTCAGCGCCCTGGCGCTGGCCGGCCTGCGGCTGCCCGAGCGCCCGGAGGCGGACGGCGGGGACTCGATGCTCCGGGAACTGCGGGCCGGCTGGTCGGGGTTCACCGCCCGCCCGTGGCTGTGGATCACCACCGCGCAGATGAGCCTGTTCAACCTGCTGGTCTGGGCCCCGTTCCTGGTGCTCGGCCCGCTGATCGCGCAGCAGCGGCTCGGCGGCGCCCGGGCCTGGGGCCTGGTGATGGGCGTGTACGGCGCCGGCGCGGTGCTGGGCGGCCTGCTGATGCTCGGCCGCCGACCGGGGCGGCCACTCGCGGTGGCCACCGTGGCCGCGCTGGCCTGGGCGCTGCCGTCCGCCGCGCTGGCGGCCGGGGCGGCGCTGCCCTGGGTGGTCGCCGGCGCGCTGGTGGCGGGGTTCGGTTCGGCGGTCTGCGGGACGCTGTACAGCACCACGATGCAGCAGTGGGTCCCGCCGGAGCTGCTGGGCCGGCTGACCTCCTACGGGGCGCTCGGTGCCTTCGTCCTCGGCCCGCTCGGACTGGCGGCGGCCGGTCCGTTGTCGGCCCGGTTCGGCACCGGCGACGTGCTGTCGCTCGGAGCGGTCTGGCAAGTGGCGGCCGGGGTCGTAGTGTTGGGCGTACCGGCCGTACGGAACCGTCGCTGGGAGGAGGGCCCGGACGACTGA
- a CDS encoding methylated-DNA--[protein]-cysteine S-methyltransferase, with the protein MPQSRSLSWLTVPTPLPSGPMRIAVTPLGVAAAGYGGRDGETPPCTDPAKITAVTERIGAYLAGRTRELGLPIDWSLSSGPHRTVLRTLWEQVPYGRTITYGELAARSGVFEDVTEPGLAARTVGQMMAANPVALLVPCHRVVAADGIGGFGGGRVGIDVKRWLLTLEGVLEPTLDWNGPL; encoded by the coding sequence GTGCCGCAGTCCCGGTCGTTGTCCTGGCTGACCGTGCCGACCCCGCTGCCCAGCGGCCCGATGCGCATCGCGGTGACCCCGCTGGGCGTGGCGGCCGCCGGTTACGGCGGACGGGACGGCGAGACGCCGCCGTGCACCGACCCGGCGAAGATCACCGCCGTCACCGAGCGGATCGGCGCCTACCTGGCGGGCCGCACTCGCGAGTTGGGCCTGCCGATCGACTGGAGCCTCAGCTCCGGCCCGCACCGCACGGTCCTGCGGACGCTGTGGGAGCAGGTGCCGTACGGCCGGACCATCACCTACGGCGAACTGGCCGCCCGCAGCGGGGTGTTCGAGGACGTCACGGAACCCGGCCTGGCCGCCCGGACGGTCGGGCAGATGATGGCCGCCAACCCGGTCGCCCTGCTGGTGCCCTGCCACCGGGTGGTCGCGGCGGACGGCATCGGCGGCTTCGGCGGCGGCCGGGTGGGGATCGACGTGAAGCGCTGGCTGCTCACCCTGGAGGGGGTGCTGGAGCCCACGCTGGACTGGAACGGCCCGCTGTAG
- a CDS encoding family 2B encapsulin nanocompartment shell protein, translated as MSTETNAGIPAPGAQPEIRQQQSLSTAGARNLATTTKSAPQMQGISPRWLLRMLPWVQVSGGTYRVNRRLRHKVGRGRVSFVKTGSEVRIVPQTLAEVPVLRGYQDEAVLEELAGRFVQRQFDAGDVLVTAGTPISEVFLIAHGKLERLGTGKYGEETVVGTLADGDHLGDEALQEEDGSWPYTVRAATAGTVMTLAWPSFQELHDRSESLQLQIMEYLNGFQQAQNKHGEAAIDLSAGHEGEYELPGAFVDYELKPREYELSVAQTILKVHTRVADLYNKPMNQTEHQLRLTIEALRERQEHELINNPEFGLLESAEYDQRIQTHSGPPTPDDMDELLSRRRSTRMFLAHPKAIAAFGRECNKRGLYPGTVEVEGKHVSAWRGVPIFPCNKIPVVGGHTSSIIAMRIGEDNQGVIGLHQTGIPDEYQPGLSVRFMGIDEKAIISYLVSAYYSAAILVPDAIGVLENVDVAQR; from the coding sequence ATGTCGACCGAAACCAACGCCGGTATTCCTGCGCCGGGCGCGCAGCCGGAGATCCGGCAGCAGCAGTCCCTGAGCACGGCGGGCGCGCGGAACCTCGCCACGACCACCAAGTCCGCGCCCCAGATGCAGGGCATCAGCCCGCGCTGGCTGCTCAGGATGCTGCCCTGGGTGCAGGTCTCCGGCGGCACGTACCGGGTCAACCGCCGCCTGCGCCACAAGGTCGGCCGCGGCCGGGTGAGCTTCGTCAAGACCGGTTCCGAGGTGCGGATCGTCCCGCAGACGCTGGCCGAGGTGCCGGTGCTGCGCGGTTACCAGGACGAGGCCGTGCTGGAGGAACTGGCCGGCCGCTTCGTGCAGCGGCAGTTCGACGCGGGGGACGTCCTGGTCACCGCGGGCACGCCGATCAGCGAGGTCTTCCTGATCGCGCACGGCAAGCTGGAGCGGCTCGGCACCGGCAAGTACGGCGAGGAGACGGTGGTCGGCACCCTGGCCGACGGCGACCACCTGGGCGACGAGGCGCTCCAGGAGGAGGACGGCAGCTGGCCGTACACCGTCCGCGCCGCCACCGCCGGCACCGTGATGACCCTCGCCTGGCCCTCCTTCCAGGAGCTGCACGACCGCTCCGAGTCGCTGCAGCTGCAGATCATGGAGTACCTGAACGGCTTCCAGCAGGCGCAGAACAAGCACGGCGAGGCCGCGATCGACCTCTCCGCCGGTCACGAGGGCGAGTACGAGCTGCCCGGCGCCTTCGTGGACTACGAACTCAAGCCGCGCGAGTACGAGCTCAGCGTCGCGCAGACCATCCTCAAGGTGCACACCCGGGTCGCCGACCTCTACAACAAGCCGATGAACCAGACCGAGCACCAGCTCCGGCTGACCATCGAGGCCCTGCGCGAGCGCCAGGAGCACGAGCTCATCAACAACCCCGAGTTCGGCCTGCTGGAGAGTGCCGAGTACGACCAGCGGATCCAGACCCACTCCGGCCCGCCCACCCCGGACGACATGGACGAGCTGCTCAGCCGCCGCCGCAGCACCAGGATGTTCCTGGCCCACCCCAAGGCCATCGCCGCCTTCGGCCGGGAGTGCAACAAGCGCGGCCTCTACCCGGGCACCGTCGAGGTCGAGGGCAAGCACGTCAGCGCCTGGCGCGGAGTGCCGATCTTCCCGTGCAACAAGATCCCGGTCGTCGGCGGGCACACCAGCTCGATCATCGCGATGCGCATCGGCGAGGACAACCAGGGCGTCATCGGTCTGCACCAGACCGGAATTCCGGACGAATACCAGCCGGGCCTTTCGGTGCGGTTCATGGGAATCGACGAGAAGGCCATCATCTCCTACCTGGTGAGCGCCTACTACTCGGCCGCGATCCTGGTTCCGGACGCCATCGGCGTGCTGGAGAACGTGGACGTCGCCCAGCGCTGA
- a CDS encoding family 2 encapsulin nanocompartment cargo protein polyprenyl transferase, protein MTSSTLERDHKEGHEAADILARARGLVDPVLRAAVDSLPGTMRKVAGYHFGWWEADGTPSEAPSGKAIRPALVLAATQALGGTPGTAVAAAAAVELVHNFTLLHDDVIDRDDTRRHRPTAWRVFGTTEAILAGDAMHSLALRLVAEDAHPAARGSIRRLADCVVELCEGQQIDCAFEQRNDVSLTECLAMAEAKTGALLGAACAMGALYGGGTEEAAQAMDGFGREIGLAFQLIDDLIGIWGDPAVTGKPVGADLVARKKSLPVVKALGSGTPEGARLAELYALERPFSPEELTRCAAAVDAAGGRGWAQGESCERMAAAMAQLAVAVPEPSAADELLALAELVTRRTH, encoded by the coding sequence ATGACGAGCTCCACGCTGGAGCGGGACCACAAAGAGGGCCACGAGGCGGCCGACATCCTCGCCCGCGCCCGCGGGCTGGTCGACCCGGTGCTGCGGGCCGCCGTCGACTCGCTGCCCGGCACGATGCGCAAGGTGGCCGGCTACCACTTCGGCTGGTGGGAGGCCGACGGCACGCCCTCCGAGGCCCCGTCCGGCAAGGCGATCCGTCCCGCCCTGGTCCTCGCCGCCACCCAGGCCCTCGGCGGCACCCCCGGCACGGCCGTCGCCGCGGCCGCCGCGGTGGAGCTGGTGCACAACTTCACCCTGCTCCACGACGACGTCATCGACCGGGACGACACCCGCCGCCACCGGCCCACCGCCTGGCGGGTGTTCGGCACCACCGAGGCCATCCTGGCCGGCGACGCGATGCACTCCCTCGCGCTGCGGCTGGTCGCCGAGGACGCCCACCCGGCTGCCCGGGGCTCGATCCGCCGGCTGGCCGACTGCGTGGTCGAACTCTGCGAGGGCCAGCAGATCGACTGCGCCTTCGAGCAGCGCAACGACGTCTCGCTCACCGAGTGCCTGGCGATGGCCGAGGCCAAGACCGGCGCCCTGCTCGGCGCCGCCTGCGCGATGGGCGCGCTGTACGGCGGCGGGACGGAGGAGGCCGCGCAGGCGATGGACGGCTTCGGCCGCGAGATCGGCCTGGCCTTCCAGCTGATCGACGACCTGATCGGCATCTGGGGGGACCCAGCGGTCACCGGCAAGCCGGTCGGCGCGGACCTGGTCGCCCGGAAGAAGTCGCTGCCGGTGGTCAAGGCGCTCGGCTCGGGCACCCCCGAGGGCGCCCGGCTCGCCGAGCTGTACGCGCTGGAACGCCCGTTCAGCCCCGAGGAGTTGACGCGCTGCGCGGCCGCCGTCGACGCGGCCGGCGGGCGAGGCTGGGCGCAGGGCGAGTCCTGCGAGCGGATGGCCGCGGCGATGGCGCAGCTGGCCGTGGCCGTACCGGAGCCGTCCGCGGCCGACGAGCTGCTGGCCCTCGCCGAGTTGGTGACCCGCCGCACCCACTGA
- a CDS encoding NAD-dependent epimerase/dehydratase family protein: MKILLLGGSSFLGRAYAAEALARGHQVTTFNRGRSAPDLPGVEAVRGDRDSAEDLVRLVEGRRWDAVVDTSAQQPAQAALSARLLRERADHYTFVSSVHAYADWATRMITEDSPLLPCPADAPPGLPFGRELKAGGERAVLEGFGAGRTLVLSSGLLIGPYERGGRLPWWLERMARGGRVLAPGDPGRTMQVIDVRDFAAFGLDLLTAGTAGRFLTTAPPGQLTFGQWLETCREVAGAAGTELVRVDDGPLLAEGPDQVTPWFELPFWAPDLPDWAYIWQVDSSRARAAGLRCRPFAETARDTWEWLRTRGSAEDTDTEGRKRAPGSQFTQGIEPAKEQRLLAAHG, from the coding sequence ATGAAGATCCTCCTGCTCGGGGGCTCGTCCTTCCTCGGACGCGCCTACGCCGCCGAAGCGCTTGCCCGCGGCCACCAGGTCACCACCTTCAACCGCGGCCGCAGCGCCCCCGACCTGCCCGGGGTCGAGGCCGTCCGGGGCGACCGCGACAGCGCCGAGGACCTCGTCCGGCTGGTCGAGGGCCGCCGCTGGGACGCCGTCGTCGACACCTCCGCCCAGCAGCCCGCCCAGGCCGCGCTCTCCGCCCGGCTGCTGCGCGAGCGGGCCGACCACTACACCTTCGTCTCCTCGGTGCACGCCTACGCCGACTGGGCCACCCGGATGATCACCGAGGACTCCCCGCTCCTCCCCTGCCCCGCCGACGCCCCGCCCGGCCTGCCGTTCGGCCGGGAGCTGAAGGCGGGCGGCGAGCGCGCGGTGCTGGAGGGCTTCGGCGCCGGGCGCACCCTGGTGCTCAGCAGCGGGCTGCTGATCGGACCGTACGAGCGCGGCGGCCGGCTGCCCTGGTGGCTCGAGCGGATGGCCCGCGGCGGGCGGGTGCTCGCCCCCGGCGATCCGGGGCGGACCATGCAGGTGATCGACGTCCGGGACTTCGCCGCCTTCGGGCTCGACCTGCTGACGGCCGGGACGGCGGGGCGCTTCCTCACCACGGCGCCGCCCGGGCAGCTCACCTTCGGGCAGTGGCTGGAGACCTGCCGGGAGGTCGCGGGCGCGGCGGGCACCGAGCTGGTCCGGGTCGACGACGGGCCGCTGCTCGCCGAGGGGCCGGACCAGGTCACCCCCTGGTTCGAACTCCCCTTCTGGGCGCCGGACCTGCCGGACTGGGCGTACATCTGGCAGGTCGACAGCAGCCGCGCCCGGGCGGCCGGGCTGCGCTGCCGCCCGTTCGCGGAGACCGCGCGGGACACCTGGGAGTGGCTGCGCACCCGAGGGTCGGCCGAGGACACCGACACCGAGGGGCGCAAGCGTGCGCCGGGGTCGCAGTTCACCCAGGGCATCGAACCGGCCAAGGAGCAGCGGCTGTTGGCCGCGCACGGATGA
- a CDS encoding DUF1254 domain-containing protein, protein MVNPALVDPATIRATAAEAWIRGHPVLRTYRTLYAQALDEADPGYVGGFGVFRHAARPATPADTDAVTPDNDTLPSHAWLDLRAEPWVLSVPAQDRYHVLAVHELDTLHAGLIGSRTTGQDAGDYLVAGPDWHGEPPPGLHGVIRTTTRLVGIVGHTRLTGTTPADLAALKAVQEQYRLRPLHEYAGTPAPAPAPEPLWPVWRDEVLEGVEFLTFLDFLLGFFPLTDELPPAETELRGRLTDLGIDGRGEFEPAVLPLEVRAELDRGIADGRARLTRALAELRDSAGLFGTREQLGADFLRQAVAAELGPYGLPAEEVWYGRWAADSEGRRPPNASDRDHLIRFAPDALPPARFFWSATMYALPGHRLVDNTLDRYSVGGDTPGLVRDRDGGLTLYVQHKRPANADHSANWLPAPDGPFAVVLRIHGPEASVLDGRWQPPPLTPR, encoded by the coding sequence ATGGTCAACCCGGCACTCGTCGATCCGGCCACCATCCGCGCGACCGCGGCCGAGGCCTGGATCCGCGGCCACCCCGTCCTGCGGACCTACCGCACCCTCTACGCCCAGGCCCTGGACGAGGCGGACCCCGGCTACGTCGGCGGGTTCGGCGTGTTCCGGCACGCCGCGCGACCGGCCACCCCCGCCGACACCGACGCCGTCACCCCCGACAACGACACCCTCCCCTCCCACGCCTGGCTCGACCTGCGCGCCGAACCGTGGGTGCTCTCGGTCCCCGCCCAGGACCGCTACCACGTCCTAGCGGTGCACGAACTCGACACCCTGCACGCCGGGTTGATCGGTTCCCGGACCACCGGCCAGGACGCCGGGGACTACCTGGTGGCCGGCCCCGACTGGCACGGCGAGCCCCCGCCCGGCCTCCACGGCGTGATCCGCACCACCACCCGGCTGGTCGGCATCGTCGGCCACACCCGCCTCACCGGCACCACTCCCGCCGACCTCGCCGCACTGAAGGCCGTCCAGGAGCAGTACCGGCTGCGCCCGCTGCACGAGTACGCCGGCACCCCGGCGCCCGCCCCCGCCCCCGAACCGCTCTGGCCGGTCTGGCGCGACGAAGTCCTGGAGGGCGTCGAGTTCCTCACCTTCCTGGACTTCCTGCTCGGCTTCTTCCCGCTGACCGACGAGCTGCCACCCGCCGAGACCGAGCTGCGCGGCCGCCTCACCGACCTCGGCATCGACGGCCGCGGCGAGTTCGAACCCGCCGTCCTCCCGCTGGAGGTCCGCGCCGAGCTCGACCGCGGGATCGCCGACGGCCGCGCCCGGCTGACCCGGGCCCTCGCCGAACTCCGCGACTCCGCAGGCCTGTTCGGCACCCGCGAACAGCTCGGCGCGGACTTCCTCCGGCAGGCCGTCGCCGCCGAGCTCGGCCCGTACGGGCTGCCCGCCGAGGAGGTCTGGTACGGCCGTTGGGCGGCGGACAGCGAGGGCCGCCGCCCGCCGAACGCCAGTGACCGCGACCACCTGATCCGCTTCGCCCCGGACGCCCTGCCCCCGGCCCGCTTCTTCTGGTCCGCGACCATGTACGCGCTCCCCGGGCACCGGCTGGTCGACAACACCCTGGACCGCTACTCGGTCGGCGGCGACACCCCCGGCCTGGTCCGCGACCGGGACGGCGGCCTCACCCTCTACGTCCAGCACAAGCGCCCCGCGAACGCCGACCACTCCGCCAACTGGCTGCCCGCCCCGGACGGCCCGTTCGCCGTCGTGCTGCGGATCCACGGCCCGGAGGCGTCCGTCCTGGACGGACGCTGGCAGCCCCCGCCGCTCACCCCGCGCTGA
- a CDS encoding DUF1254 domain-containing protein — MNLPELEALAADAYVYGYPLVAGLAMVERFAKGGLGTLPAAPFNHFSHATRLAGPGDQFVSVNNDTIYSIAQLDLSEGPQLLHVPDTAGAYYVLQFIGAWTDNVAYLGSRATGTDAQTWLVVPPDWHGTAPDPDRVIELPTTVGTIVGRFACNGPSDLPRVKALQAGLLLEPLEPGGLVAGLPEPDPDVPERLAFFERLRVWMQAFPPATPDVEYQRRFAPLGLLDDGTSPYRAAAAEWTLALAKGLAAGRERVEDATRPPEEHPPGEWRSALHLFDYNLDHLGPGTLDDPEWRIPDRRAAYLSRAAAARAGLWGNHAYEASYAVTYDDSDGRPLTGANSYTLRFEQPPPAEAFWSVTMYSVPDYYLVENPINRYSIGDRTRGLVYAPDGSLTLTLQHDQPDDPTAAANWLPTPLGEFRPIIRLYRPKPSVLDGTYQIPPIHRT; from the coding sequence ATGAACCTGCCCGAGCTGGAAGCCCTGGCCGCCGACGCCTACGTCTACGGCTATCCGCTCGTCGCCGGCCTCGCCATGGTCGAGCGCTTCGCCAAGGGCGGCCTGGGCACCCTCCCGGCGGCGCCGTTCAACCACTTCAGCCACGCCACCCGGCTGGCCGGCCCGGGCGACCAGTTCGTCTCGGTCAACAACGACACGATCTACTCGATCGCCCAGCTCGACCTCTCCGAGGGCCCGCAGCTGCTGCACGTCCCGGACACCGCCGGCGCCTACTACGTGCTGCAGTTCATCGGCGCCTGGACGGACAACGTCGCCTACCTCGGCAGCCGCGCCACCGGCACCGACGCCCAGACCTGGCTGGTCGTCCCGCCCGACTGGCACGGCACCGCGCCGGACCCGGACCGGGTGATCGAACTGCCCACCACCGTCGGCACCATCGTCGGCCGCTTCGCCTGCAACGGCCCGAGCGACCTGCCCCGGGTCAAGGCGCTGCAGGCCGGACTCCTCCTGGAACCGCTGGAGCCCGGCGGCCTGGTCGCCGGACTGCCCGAGCCCGACCCGGACGTCCCCGAGCGGCTGGCCTTCTTCGAGCGCCTGCGGGTGTGGATGCAGGCCTTCCCGCCGGCCACCCCCGACGTCGAGTACCAGCGCCGCTTCGCCCCGCTCGGCCTGCTGGACGACGGCACCTCCCCGTACCGCGCGGCCGCCGCGGAGTGGACCCTCGCACTCGCCAAGGGCCTGGCCGCCGGACGCGAACGGGTCGAGGACGCCACCCGCCCGCCCGAGGAGCACCCGCCCGGCGAGTGGCGCTCCGCGCTCCACCTCTTCGACTACAACCTCGACCACCTGGGCCCCGGCACCCTGGACGACCCCGAGTGGCGCATCCCCGACCGCCGCGCCGCCTACCTCAGCCGCGCCGCCGCCGCCCGCGCCGGCCTCTGGGGCAACCACGCCTACGAGGCCTCGTACGCGGTGACCTACGACGACTCCGACGGCCGCCCGCTCACCGGTGCCAACAGCTACACCCTCCGCTTCGAACAGCCCCCGCCGGCCGAGGCCTTCTGGTCCGTCACCATGTACTCGGTGCCCGACTACTACCTGGTCGAGAACCCCATCAACCGCTACTCCATCGGCGACCGCACCCGCGGCCTGGTCTACGCCCCGGACGGCTCGCTGACCCTCACCCTCCAACACGACCAGCCCGACGACCCCACCGCCGCCGCCAACTGGCTGCCCACTCCCCTCGGCGAATTCCGCCCGATCATCCGCCTCTACCGCCCCAAGCCGTCCGTACTGGACGGCACCTACCAGATCCCCCCGATCCACCGCACCTGA